The genomic DNA TACGAGCCGGACAAACCTTTTACCTGAATGATGTCGATGACGATGGCAACTCGTTCTCCCCGGAACGCTTCAATCTGGGAGGGGGGATCAATATTCTGCTGACCAGGGATCTTCGCTTCAAATTGGATCTGGCTTATGGTGATTGGGGCATCCTCAGTGATGTAAGAAGGTTCAGTCTAAGTCTGGAATTCTAGTTTTTCAAGCAATCAGCTATCCTGGGACCGTCTGATCACAGGATAGCTGATTACATCAAGTCAATTCCAGTTCGGTAGTGTATATTAACCGCATGAAAATCGTTATATCATACTTCACTATTACATCCAGCAAATAGTATTTTTGAGGAACTGAAATGAGCAATTTATTTAAGAGATCTCTGATCATGATGTGTCTGGTTATGGGAATTTCACAGGGGGCTGATCTCAACCAGCTCATCGAATTGACTGATGCGGCCAGCTCATGGACCGTTCATGCCGGAACGCCCCTTTATTACACTTCAACACACCATCACTATCAGGTTGTGAGTCAAGAGATTAGAGCTCTAACAAGTTACGATGCAAAAGCAACCATTAATCTTTCGCCATCATCAGACTATCGCTTGTTAAGTATGCTTCAGGATCTGGATCAGATTAAGAATAGTCAACGTTCCTCGGATTATTTTGTTTTGAATAGCCTGGACGAGCTGGTTTACAAGGTATCCCGTGGAACTTCTGCCGACTTAAAGCCTCTGGTAGCAGCGATCTCGGACCAGGGAATTCTAGCTTTGGCAGACCCGGTTCGAGCACACATCTATCTTTATCAAGCTGGTAACCTGATCTCCGAAGGACAGCTCTATGAAAGTGAAGGGGATCGTAGTCTTGAACGCAACATTTATCTGCAATGGGTTGATGATCAGTGCTATATCATTCTAGAACGACCAGGGCGTGCTGGATCTGTTGCTCAGGCCGCCCTGATGATTCGAATCAACGCTGCTGGTCGCAACCAACAGACCTCGATCCTGCCTTTCAGCTACCTGCAGAAGTTTATTTTTCAGGCAAATCGCCTCTTTATCAGTGGTTATGATTATGATCCACAAGACCAAAAGATGAATCCGCTTATCGTTGAAGTCTCTGCCAGAGGTAAGGTATTGTGGAGCAATGAGAATTTCGGGCACGAGTTGGCGATCTCATCCAATGGTCGCTATTTGGCAGCACTTAGCAGCCATGAGGATATTCAACTATTTGATCTGCAAACAAAACGCGTCAGACAGATCCATTATGACCATGCAGATAGGGTCTCGTTGGGGCTGTCCATCAACGATCAGGGGCAAATGGCGGTCATCAGGGTACCGGTAGATTTCTTTGTGAAACGTAATTCCCACGCAGCCCAGATCTATTTCCCCGAAACAAAACGTACCCAGCGCATCCAACTTGACCCGCGTTTCCCGAAGATATTCCAGCTCCATTCGGATGGGGATCACTTCTTTATCGGCACCAATTACGAATGGTTGGAGATACGCTAAGGTGCAGAATTCCATAAGTCGGGTCTTTCCTGCACCACGTTTGGATCGTTGCTCTGCAAATTCTGGATCACACTTGAATAGTGCGAATTGCTTAAGGGCACTTTTATTGATGGTACCTGTCCTTGCAATGCTATTGCCATCTGTTCTCAGTGCTCAGATCCATAACTTCCCCTGGCCCATATCACCCATGAATCAGCAACACCGCATTTCAGCCACCTTTGACGAATGTCGTGAAAATCGGGACCACTTCCACAGTGGAACCGACCTTCCACTGGCTCCCGGTGGTCAGGTCTTAAGCATCATGGGCGGTCAGGTAACCGGAATTGGATCAGATTGGATCAGGGTTGAAGATTTTGCTTATGTTCACGTTAATCACAACCCGGCTCTTCAAGTAGGGAATTCAGTTAGCCAGGGTGCAGTGGTGGGGTGGACCGATAGCTATGCCCATATTCATCTGAATTACGGGGGCGGTGCCAGTGGTCATCCATCCGGCAATCCGTTACTACCCAATGGCTTTGTGCCATTCAACGACCCCTATCATCCTCGCTCACCCATCATTCAATTTGTGTTGGATGGAACTTTTTCACAGTTTCCTTCCTCCAGTATTAGCGGACGGGTCGATATTGTCGCCCAGGCAGCAGATACCACCGACATGTGGTCCAGTATTGATATGAATAATGGGATCTACACCATTGGCTGGGCGCTTTACTCCAGTGATACCAACACAGTCCTGGCTGGTCCACATTTTTGGTTCGAGGCAGACCAGCTGTATTCGAACTCCTATATTAACAATGTCTATGCTCCCGGATCCAGCACCAGCATTTATAAATACATCGTAACCAATCGCATTAGCGCAAACGGATTCCTGGATTGTGACCTCTATGAACCAGGTCCCTATGTTGTGTCGGTCATGAGTTCAGACACCAGAGATAACTGGGATACCACCTTTGTGAGAGTGAACATCAGTGATGTTGATCTGCTGCCACCTGGACAACCTGTTTTAAACTATGTTGGTCCAGATGTGAATGGGGATCTCTATTTTGAATGGTCCTCACCCGGTGATCCTGATCTGGCCGGATATATCCTGGAATTCTCATTTAATGGCAGCGATTGGAGCTCCAACCATGGACCTGATGTGCTCACCGCTGATCTGACCAGCTTCGTGGTTCCCAATTTCCCAGAGAATGCCATTATCAAATTTCGCCTGATTGCCGTGGACGCTGCTCCGATTCCCAACCGGAGTGAACCGTCGGACAGTTATGGTGTTCGCTTGAACAGTAGCGCACCGTCAGTCCTGATCGTGGATGGTTTTGATCGCACAAATGGCTCCTGGACCCAGAATCATCATGATTTTGCCTGCTATTATTCAGATGCTGTCGTCAATAGCGGGTTAGAATCTTCCATAAGCACGGTGAGCAATGAATGGGTTATCCAGACTCAGAATCTGAATGACTATCAAACGGTGCTCTG from Candidatus Neomarinimicrobiota bacterium includes the following:
- a CDS encoding T9SS type A sorting domain-containing protein, coding for MVPVLAMLLPSVLSAQIHNFPWPISPMNQQHRISATFDECRENRDHFHSGTDLPLAPGGQVLSIMGGQVTGIGSDWIRVEDFAYVHVNHNPALQVGNSVSQGAVVGWTDSYAHIHLNYGGGASGHPSGNPLLPNGFVPFNDPYHPRSPIIQFVLDGTFSQFPSSSISGRVDIVAQAADTTDMWSSIDMNNGIYTIGWALYSSDTNTVLAGPHFWFEADQLYSNSYINNVYAPGSSTSIYKYIVTNRISANGFLDCDLYEPGPYVVSVMSSDTRDNWDTTFVRVNISDVDLLPPGQPVLNYVGPDVNGDLYFEWSSPGDPDLAGYILEFSFNGSDWSSNHGPDVLTADLTSFVVPNFPENAIIKFRLIAVDAAPIPNRSEPSDSYGVRLNSSAPSVLIVDGFDRTNGSWTQNHHDFACYYSDAVVNSGLESSISTVSNEWVIQTQNLNDYQTVLWFTGDESRTDETFNTAEQNIISNYLTNGGNFFASGAEIGYDLSAGSTGDQAFLNQVLHVNYAGDNAGNMHVNGVGAHFSGISFDYGATPYIEDWPDYFTPSSSGEIALQYGNSLVAAVSYRDDTSASFVMGFPFETIELTASRADLLERVFLYFARMNSIDESQVPLSFCVSAIYPNPFNASINIGYSLDQSGEVDLLIYNISGREVYHHNFGSQSAGSYTHQWSATDIRGKTLASGTYLVRINQSGRWSATRKLLLLK